Proteins encoded by one window of Acetivibrio thermocellus ATCC 27405:
- a CDS encoding rhomboid family intramembrane serine protease: protein MNWIDRLERKYSRFAIKNLTKYLIIGTAFVFIISLFDDFRYIEALLTLEPSLVMKGQIWRLVTFVFVPFVGSFWIIFVLYIFYVFGTALERYWGSFRFNLYYFIGVLAAIVAAFLGEFWGGKVTSEFLYMSIFLAFAYLNPNYELLLFFIIPVKVKYLAWFDVVFTVLSIIFRPETRITALLSFTSFVVFFGKEVFDVYLLPSVKRLDRKRRRKKFKVIVSSVKTPEIVYTCCICGRTSKDHPELKFAYCFKCGSDYEYCQDHLKNHEHVIRR, encoded by the coding sequence TTGAATTGGATTGATAGACTGGAACGCAAATACAGCCGCTTTGCAATTAAAAATTTAACGAAATATTTGATAATTGGTACCGCCTTTGTTTTTATAATAAGTCTTTTTGATGATTTTAGATATATTGAGGCTTTGCTTACGTTAGAGCCTTCTTTGGTGATGAAAGGCCAGATTTGGAGGCTTGTAACTTTTGTTTTTGTTCCTTTTGTAGGAAGTTTCTGGATAATTTTTGTATTATACATTTTCTATGTATTCGGCACGGCTCTTGAACGTTACTGGGGAAGCTTCAGATTCAACCTTTACTACTTTATAGGTGTTTTGGCTGCAATCGTAGCTGCTTTTTTGGGTGAATTCTGGGGCGGAAAGGTAACTTCAGAGTTTTTATACATGTCCATCTTTTTGGCTTTTGCCTATCTTAACCCGAATTATGAACTTCTTTTGTTTTTCATAATTCCGGTCAAGGTTAAATATCTGGCATGGTTCGATGTTGTATTTACAGTACTGTCTATCATTTTCAGGCCGGAGACAAGAATCACCGCTTTATTGTCTTTCACAAGTTTTGTAGTATTTTTTGGAAAGGAGGTTTTTGATGTATACCTGCTTCCGAGTGTGAAAAGACTTGACAGAAAACGCAGACGCAAAAAGTTCAAGGTAATTGTATCTTCTGTCAAGACACCGGAGATAGTTTATACTTGTTGCATATGCGGCAGGACATCAAAGGATCATCCGGAGCTTAAGTTTGCATATTGTTTTAAATGCGGCAGTGACTATGAATACTGCCAGGATCATCTTAAAAATCATGAACATGTCATCAGACGCTGA
- a CDS encoding ferritin-like domain-containing protein, protein MNNKDNVVIEELNSLLEGNYMAIHGYERYIQHVKDPNIKKELQRIQQEHKQNSALIAERIQNLGGVPVDGPGFMGSMAEVMNKFKGTSDDTEFILKDAAESENKGIKMAEELVRGDLDDESRKVVEKILDVNRKHVSQLNNLLQ, encoded by the coding sequence ATGAACAATAAGGATAATGTGGTAATTGAAGAGTTAAACTCCCTGCTTGAAGGGAATTATATGGCAATACACGGGTATGAAAGGTATATACAGCATGTGAAAGACCCCAACATAAAAAAAGAGCTGCAAAGAATTCAACAGGAGCATAAACAGAATTCTGCACTGATTGCAGAGAGGATTCAAAATTTGGGGGGAGTTCCGGTGGACGGGCCGGGCTTTATGGGCAGCATGGCCGAGGTCATGAACAAGTTCAAAGGAACTTCCGACGATACGGAGTTTATTTTAAAAGATGCGGCGGAAAGCGAGAATAAAGGCATAAAAATGGCTGAAGAGCTTGTAAGAGGGGATTTGGATGATGAAAGCAGGAAAGTTGTCGAGAAGATACTGGATGTAAACCGAAAGCATGTATCGCAGCTCAACAACCTTCTCCAGTGA
- a CDS encoding DNA translocase FtsK, producing MTNSMSSKGIRKATNKKRMKRNRRRRSFVAVVALMTVLGLLFSKGSIDQFFKVFVIEAALVLTLFCLLAVYRSKNGRKAKTSVKSEVYHNVYDRNLYGRTATENNIYTRRKNYNWIIDENVLPKSGGSLTGENLTSGGDIILGDGRADSVEDDIKARVARWSEAVDYSGNVFRKIIENKMKSIEESMEDDGGFEEPKEAERIHEIAQAQELKDIKPEDTVEKAKMPEEFDVNARDIENAEMKETVVDKEDEGIAEDTENAWEEIENMDDSTELKDMNDELECIAEEVGNEELESMKELTELEMQPIGDENRMSETGEFENDDNFEEIKEEIKKAEQSVASSGTAEHVFPPMELLRQPDNRDKSGDRGYSSEIRARKLIETLESFGVGARIINISEGPAVTRYELQPDYGVKVSRIVNLTDDIALNLAAVGVRIEAPIPGKAAIGIEVPNPKVTPVLLREVIESEEFQNHPSKLAFAVGKDIAGKPVVADIAAMPHLLIAGATGSGKSVCINTLITSILYKASPREVRLLMVDPKVVELSIYNGIPHLLIPVVTDPKKAAGALNWAVLEMTNRYKLFAESGVRDLKGYNHLMEREGGEILPQIVIIIDELADLMMVAPNDVEDCICRLAQMARAAGMHLVLATQRPSVNVITGVIKANIPSRISFAVSSQVDSRTILDMAGAEKLLGKGDMLFYPVGMPKPVRVQGALITDSEVENIVSFIKSRQQAQYDDQIISKIDSHADESQPVLEGDDELLPQVIDMIVEYEQASTSLIQRKFKIGYSRAARIMDQLEANGVIGPFEGSKPRKVLITKQQWQEMKYMS from the coding sequence ATGACAAATTCTATGAGTAGCAAAGGAATAAGAAAAGCCACAAATAAAAAACGAATGAAAAGAAATCGGCGAAGACGCAGCTTTGTAGCTGTCGTGGCTTTAATGACGGTGCTTGGACTTTTGTTTTCCAAAGGTTCAATAGATCAGTTTTTCAAAGTGTTTGTAATTGAAGCTGCTTTGGTGTTAACCCTTTTTTGCCTTTTAGCGGTTTATCGAAGCAAGAACGGAAGAAAGGCAAAAACTTCGGTAAAATCTGAAGTTTACCATAATGTATATGACAGAAATTTATATGGTAGAACTGCCACGGAAAATAATATATATACAAGGAGAAAAAATTATAATTGGATTATTGATGAAAATGTTTTACCGAAATCCGGCGGTTCTTTGACCGGCGAAAATTTGACTTCCGGCGGAGATATAATACTGGGTGATGGCAGGGCGGATTCTGTGGAGGACGATATAAAGGCAAGGGTCGCCAGATGGTCTGAAGCTGTGGACTATTCCGGGAATGTGTTTAGAAAAATTATTGAAAACAAAATGAAATCCATAGAGGAAAGCATGGAAGATGACGGGGGATTTGAAGAGCCCAAAGAGGCAGAACGTATACATGAAATAGCCCAGGCACAGGAGCTTAAAGACATAAAACCGGAAGATACAGTGGAAAAAGCAAAAATGCCGGAAGAATTTGATGTGAACGCAAGAGATATTGAAAACGCTGAAATGAAAGAAACAGTGGTGGATAAAGAAGATGAAGGAATAGCAGAGGATACAGAAAATGCTTGGGAAGAAATAGAAAATATGGATGATTCGACAGAATTGAAAGATATGAATGATGAATTGGAGTGTATCGCGGAAGAAGTGGGAAATGAAGAATTGGAAAGCATGAAAGAGTTAACTGAATTGGAAATGCAGCCAATTGGCGATGAGAATAGAATGTCGGAAACGGGCGAATTTGAAAATGATGATAATTTTGAGGAAATAAAAGAAGAAATAAAAAAAGCAGAACAAAGTGTGGCTTCAAGCGGGACAGCAGAGCATGTGTTTCCTCCGATGGAACTGCTGAGGCAACCGGATAACAGGGATAAGTCCGGCGATAGGGGTTACAGCTCCGAAATAAGGGCGCGAAAGTTGATAGAAACTCTGGAGAGCTTTGGTGTGGGAGCAAGAATTATTAATATCAGCGAAGGCCCTGCTGTCACAAGGTATGAGCTTCAGCCGGATTATGGTGTCAAGGTAAGCAGGATTGTGAACCTTACGGATGATATTGCGCTAAATCTTGCAGCCGTGGGTGTCAGGATAGAGGCACCCATACCGGGAAAAGCGGCCATAGGGATTGAAGTGCCAAATCCGAAGGTTACACCGGTTTTGCTCCGTGAAGTGATTGAGTCGGAAGAATTTCAAAATCATCCGTCAAAGCTTGCTTTTGCCGTGGGGAAGGATATTGCCGGAAAGCCTGTGGTTGCTGATATTGCCGCAATGCCCCATTTGCTTATTGCAGGGGCTACAGGTTCGGGAAAGAGCGTTTGCATTAACACATTGATAACAAGTATACTCTACAAGGCATCACCCCGTGAGGTAAGACTTTTAATGGTAGACCCCAAGGTTGTCGAGCTTAGTATTTACAACGGGATACCGCATCTTTTGATTCCGGTGGTGACAGACCCGAAAAAAGCGGCAGGAGCATTGAACTGGGCGGTGTTGGAAATGACAAACCGCTACAAGCTTTTTGCGGAAAGCGGTGTTCGGGATCTTAAAGGATATAATCATTTGATGGAAAGAGAAGGCGGCGAAATCCTTCCACAGATAGTGATAATAATTGACGAGCTGGCGGACCTTATGATGGTTGCTCCCAACGATGTTGAGGACTGCATCTGCAGACTGGCCCAAATGGCAAGGGCTGCAGGCATGCATCTTGTGCTTGCAACACAAAGGCCGTCCGTCAATGTCATAACAGGAGTTATAAAAGCAAATATACCTTCCAGAATATCTTTTGCGGTATCATCCCAGGTCGATTCAAGAACCATACTGGACATGGCCGGTGCTGAAAAGCTGCTGGGCAAAGGGGATATGCTGTTTTATCCTGTTGGTATGCCGAAGCCTGTGAGAGTACAGGGAGCACTGATAACGGACAGCGAAGTTGAAAATATAGTGTCTTTCATAAAATCCAGGCAGCAGGCACAGTATGATGATCAAATAATCAGCAAAATCGACAGCCACGCTGACGAATCCCAGCCGGTTTTGGAAGGTGATGATGAGCTTCTTCCCCAGGTGATAGATATGATAGTTGAATACGAGCAGGCGTCAACGTCTCTGATACAAAGAAAGTTCAAGATAGGATACTCGAGGGCGGCCAGAATAATGGACCAGCTGGAGGCAAACGGAGTGATAGGGCCGTTTGAAGGCAGCAAGCCGAGAAAAGTATTGATTACAAAACAGCAGTGGCAGGAAATGAAATACATGTCCTGA
- the menA gene encoding 1,4-dihydroxy-2-naphthoate polyprenyltransferase translates to MRLGSFLKLVEIKTKIASMVPFMLGTIYAIYRFNAFNVKNFLLMFISLLSFDMVTTALNNYFDYKRARKKEGYNYEQHNAIVRDKLTEPMVITVILVLLGIAILFGVLLYLNTNIIVLLVGAISFAVGIVYSFGPLPISRMPLGEVFSGFFMGFVIIFVSAFVHIYDRNIILLTLEGQWLSLRLNAMEVLALFAFAVPAVCGIANIMLANNICDVDDDMENKRYTLPIYIGKEKALWLFETLYYIAFVDIIILAVFRIVSPIVLLTLLVFIPVRRNIGLFRKKQTKKDTFELAVKNFVAICGSQFMLVGISIIFSLINLF, encoded by the coding sequence ATGCGCTTAGGCAGCTTTCTGAAACTGGTTGAGATTAAGACCAAAATTGCCAGCATGGTACCGTTCATGCTGGGTACGATATATGCAATATACCGTTTTAATGCTTTTAACGTTAAAAATTTTTTATTGATGTTTATATCCCTCTTGTCCTTTGATATGGTGACAACGGCTCTGAACAACTATTTTGATTATAAAAGAGCGAGAAAAAAAGAGGGATATAATTATGAACAGCATAATGCAATAGTACGGGACAAGCTTACAGAGCCTATGGTAATTACGGTTATACTTGTTCTTTTGGGTATAGCCATATTATTTGGAGTATTACTTTATTTAAATACAAATATTATTGTATTGTTGGTGGGGGCAATATCTTTTGCCGTGGGAATTGTTTATTCCTTTGGCCCCCTTCCAATCTCCAGAATGCCCCTGGGGGAAGTGTTTTCGGGATTTTTCATGGGATTTGTAATAATATTTGTTTCCGCATTTGTACATATTTATGACCGGAATATCATCTTGCTGACTCTTGAAGGGCAATGGCTGTCCTTGCGGCTGAATGCCATGGAGGTGTTGGCTCTTTTTGCCTTTGCTGTCCCTGCGGTATGCGGAATTGCAAACATAATGCTTGCCAACAATATATGTGATGTGGATGATGACATGGAGAACAAGCGGTACACACTCCCGATATACATTGGAAAGGAAAAGGCGCTGTGGTTGTTTGAAACACTTTATTATATCGCATTTGTTGATATAATCATACTTGCTGTTTTCAGGATTGTTTCACCAATAGTGTTATTGACATTGCTTGTATTTATACCGGTAAGAAGGAATATAGGACTTTTTAGGAAAAAGCAGACCAAGAAGGACACCTTTGAACTTGCTGTCAAAAATTTTGTGGCGATATGTGGTTCGCAATTTATGCTGGTGGGTATTTCCATAATTTTTTCACTTATAAATTTGTTTTAA
- a CDS encoding stalk domain-containing protein: MASIVIFCTGVIAGSSLTTEIKAVLSREVTVRYGGEVQHMKDGLGNPVYPIIYNGTTYLPIRAVSNMLDIPVAWDATTKTVILGTEEKPPRSVLKFVAKTSDLASKVTDKDSLRVKDSSGKEFVYNDGISYRMASGVWSANIDSSYKAKIGGTYSKLSFDVYIDAFDNYKDDEFVVYVYNVDTEGKLADIRVAAGEIKKVEDIDITGVDTLGFTAKCVKGYGYAGNAYFFNPTVR; this comes from the coding sequence TTGGCAAGCATCGTAATTTTCTGTACCGGAGTTATTGCCGGTTCTTCGCTGACAACCGAGATTAAAGCCGTATTAAGCCGGGAAGTTACGGTCAGATATGGCGGAGAAGTACAACATATGAAAGACGGCTTGGGAAATCCGGTGTATCCGATTATTTACAACGGAACTACTTATCTTCCCATTCGTGCAGTCAGCAATATGCTGGATATACCTGTGGCATGGGATGCAACTACTAAAACGGTCATTCTTGGAACGGAAGAAAAGCCGCCCAGAAGTGTATTAAAGTTTGTAGCAAAAACTTCTGACCTTGCCAGCAAAGTAACAGATAAGGATTCATTAAGAGTAAAAGATAGCTCGGGAAAGGAATTTGTATATAATGATGGAATAAGCTATAGAATGGCGTCTGGGGTTTGGTCTGCAAATATTGATTCTTCATATAAAGCCAAAATAGGTGGAACTTATAGCAAGCTGTCTTTTGATGTATATATAGATGCTTTCGACAATTATAAAGACGATGAATTTGTAGTGTATGTTTATAATGTTGATACCGAGGGAAAATTGGCGGATATAAGAGTTGCCGCAGGAGAAATTAAAAAAGTTGAAGATATAGACATAACAGGAGTGGATACATTAGGATTTACGGCGAAATGTGTTAAAGGTTATGGCTATGCAGGTAATGCATATTTTTTCAATCCTACCGTAAGATAA